Proteins from a single region of Candidatus Campbellbacteria bacterium:
- the tsaE gene encoding tRNA (adenosine(37)-N6)-threonylcarbamoyltransferase complex ATPase subunit type 1 TsaE: MEWIIYSPEDIRDVAKWVHKELCEYDKKNGAVVMALTGPLGAGKTLFVKEIGKLLGIEQDIISPTFILERIYKAKKSFEHIHHIDVYRLKDSSETKPLRLDETFKKDNTLVLIEWGEKIQDILPKPHLEMKIEVKEGDTRLIHYEEKK, from the coding sequence ATGGAATGGATTATTTATTCTCCCGAAGATATAAGAGATGTAGCAAAATGGGTTCACAAAGAACTATGCGAATATGATAAAAAAAATGGAGCAGTAGTCATGGCTCTGACTGGTCCTTTGGGTGCAGGAAAGACATTGTTTGTAAAAGAAATAGGTAAATTACTGGGAATAGAACAGGACATAATAAGCCCAACCTTTATCCTTGAACGCATATACAAAGCCAAAAAATCTTTTGAACACATCCACCACATAGATGTTTATCGTCTCAAAGATTCCTCAGAAACAAAACCGCTACGGCTTGATGAAACTTTCAAAAAAGACAACACACTTGTTTTGATTGAGTGGGGAGAGAAGATACAGGACATATTACCCAAACCACACTTGGAAATGAAAATTGAGGTAAAAGAAGGGGACACCCGCTTGATTCACTATGAAGAAAAAAAATAA